A part of Thermocrinis albus DSM 14484 genomic DNA contains:
- the rplJ gene encoding 50S ribosomal protein L10, producing MRKSIMEKAKLVETYKEKISKSNLVIFFNFTGLDAYPMSQLRAEIKDMGGEILVGKNTLFYRAFMDTVMADHRDVLVGPTALVFAYRDPVVVAKRIYEVSKELDSTDPLSHIKGGYMQGRFLTPQEVKVLAELPPKEVLISQLMGALQAPLLQLILALKSAPQKLVLVLKAIEEKKSQ from the coding sequence ATGAGAAAGAGTATAATGGAGAAAGCTAAACTGGTGGAAACCTACAAAGAGAAGATATCCAAGTCTAACCTGGTGATATTTTTTAACTTCACCGGATTGGACGCTTATCCCATGTCTCAACTGAGGGCTGAGATAAAGGATATGGGTGGCGAGATCCTGGTTGGTAAAAACACGCTCTTTTACAGAGCCTTTATGGATACTGTCATGGCAGACCACCGGGATGTTCTTGTTGGCCCTACAGCCCTTGTGTTCGCTTACCGTGATCCTGTGGTAGTAGCCAAGAGGATATACGAGGTGTCCAAGGAACTGGACTCTACAGATCCCCTCAGCCACATAAAGGGTGGCTATATGCAGGGAAGATTCCTTACTCCTCAGGAAGTTAAGGTTCTGGCAGAGCTACCACCCAAGGAAGTACTCATATCTCAGCTCATGGGTGCACTGCAGGCACCATTACTGCAGCTTATACTGGCCCTTAAGAGCGCACCACAGAAGTTGGTACTTGTTTTGAAAGCTATAGAGGAGAAAAAATCTCAGTAA
- the rplL gene encoding 50S ribosomal protein L7/L12, which produces MATLTIDEIVEAIGNMTLLEVAELVKKLEEKFGVSASAMVAAAPAVAAGAPAAGAPAAEEKTEFDVILKSAGANKINVIKVVREITGLGLKEAKDLVEGAPKPVKEGVSKEEAEKIAQKLREAGAEVEIK; this is translated from the coding sequence ATGGCGACCCTTACCATTGACGAAATTGTGGAAGCCATAGGCAACATGACACTGCTGGAAGTAGCCGAACTGGTCAAAAAGTTAGAAGAGAAGTTCGGTGTGTCTGCCAGCGCTATGGTGGCGGCTGCTCCAGCAGTAGCTGCCGGTGCTCCTGCAGCAGGTGCTCCTGCAGCTGAGGAAAAGACGGAGTTTGATGTCATCCTCAAGAGTGCGGGAGCCAACAAGATAAATGTCATAAAGGTGGTGAGAGAGATCACCGGTCTTGGTCTAAAAGAGGCTAAGGACCTCGTAGAGGGAGCTCCTAAACCTGTGAAAGAGGGGGTTTCTAAGGAAGAGGCGGAGAAGATAGCTCAGAAACTGAGGGAAGCTGGAGCAGAAGTGGAGATAAAGTGA